From the genome of Chanodichthys erythropterus isolate Z2021 chromosome 17, ASM2448905v1, whole genome shotgun sequence:
aaaataaattttcatcatggtttgagctgatgttgAAGTGTCGGCCAAAACCCTCAGCCTGACTGGGACCTGAGAACAGAAACAGATGAGGAGAGAATGTAGACTGACATCACACTTTTTACCAAAAGACAGacatttattatcattaaaTATCCAGTTTCTCTCCTAAATATGTCACATTATGAATGTAAAATAGGTTGTGAATGCTGTTTCATGTTGCAGCTGTGCTCTTAACTCATGCATGTTCTGTGTGACCCACTTCATTAAACAGTAAAATCATCAACTAATAAATGTTTCGCATGTCTCATACCTACGGACAAACTTCCTGTTACGTCACCATTGGCATTGCGAGCGTTGAGAGTAACATTTTCAGAGGAGTGCAGCAGAAGAGCTGAATCCTGTTATGAAGAGAAGAATGAGCAGAATAGTTGACtaaatctatctgtctatccatccatccatctatctatctgtctgtctgtccatccgtctatctattgatctatccgtccgtccatctacagtgggtacggaaagtatttttcactttttgttatattgcagccatttgctaaaatcatttaagttaatttttttcctcattaatgttcacacagcaccccatattgacagaaaaacacagaattgttgacatttttgcagatttattaaaaaagaaatactgaaatatcacatggtcccaagtattcagaccctttgctcagtatttagtagaagcacccttttgatctaatacagccatgagtctttttgggaaagatgcaacaagtttttcaaacctggatttggggatcctctgccattcctccttgcagatcctctccagttctgtcaggatggatggtaaatgttggtggacagccatttttaggtctctccagagatgctcaattgggtttaagtcagggctctggctgggccgttcaagaacagtcacagagttgttgtgaagctactccttcgttattttagctgtgtgcttagggtcattgtcttgttggaaggtaaacctacggctcagtctgaggtcctgagcactctggagaaggttttcgtccaggatatccctgtacttggccgcattcatctttccctcaattgcaaccagtcgtcctgtcccagcagctgaaaaacaccccgaCAGTATGATGcggccaccaccatgcttcactgttgggactgtattggacaggtgatgagcagtgcctggttttctccacacataccgcttagaattgagaccaaaaagttctatcttggtctcatcagaccagagaattatggaggccactgtgctcttaggaaccttaagtgcagcagaaatgtttttgtaaccttggccagatctgtgccttgccacaattgtgtctctgagctcttcaggcagttcctttgacctcatgattctcatttgctctgacatgcactgtgagctgtaaggtcttatatagacaggtgtgtggctttcctaatcaagtccaatcagtataatcaaacacagctggactcaaatgaaggtgtagaaccatctcaaggatgatcagaagaaatggacagcacctgagttaaatatatgagtgtcacagcaaagggtctgaataccatgtgaccatgtgatatttcagtttttctttttaatgaggaaaaaaaatgaacttaaatgattttagcaattggctgtaatataacaaaaagttaaacatttaagggggtctgaatactttccatacccactctatctatctatctatctatctatctatctatctatctatctgtctataatCTGTCCGtttgtccgtccgtccatccatccatccatgtgtTTACTCTTACCTCTCTGGAGTGGATTTCCTGGGCATAGAGAGGGAATAGGAAGTCTGATTCTCCCTCCAGTCTCAGCCCATCTGCATTGACTTGCAGGTATCCCATGCCTTCCTGATAACACAGAGAACTTTCTCAGCTTTCAGAATCTAAATATGGATTCATATTtctattaaaaattaattaaatatgcgATCCAAAGTGCTTTGTGTAAATTCATCTTACTGTATTGAACCACATAACCCGCAGGATCCAGATTGTAAGGGCAAAGTTCACCACCAGGATGATCAAGAGAAGCAGAACAAACAGATAGAGGCAGCGTTTCCGCCAGCCGTAGATGCCGATCATGTAGATGTACTCAGAGACTGAAGACAGGGCCCCAGATTCATCTGTGGTGGTGAGGTACTGCTCACGCACCATCTGCCAATGAAGATTAGTGGTTAACTACTCATTATTAGTCAAGAATGATTAATAATATTTGATATTGAATGATATTGAATAATATTTcatgcaaaatgtaaaattacaattcaTGAAAGTACGCATTAAATTTTACAACCTGAACTAAAAAGtctaatttcatttaaaagtctAATTATCTGATACTTTAAGAAACTTATTAACGTTGACACACCCTGATTTTTGTTCTGTATGTTTGTTCACACCATATGACTTTGATTTGGGAAAgcttttcaaatattaataagcatTGAGGCAGTTTTGAACCAAATTTTTTAattcttaaaaggttagttcatgcaaaaatgaaatttctgtcattaattactcaccctcatgtcgttccacacccataagaccttcattcatctttgaaacacaaattaagatatttttgatgaaatccgagaggttttttatcctccattgaaagcaacaaaTTTACCGttattcaaggtccagaaaagtagtaaaaatatctttaaaataatcagtggttcaaccttaatgttgcgaagcgacgagaatactttttgtgtgcaaaaacaaaacaaaaataatgactttattcaacaattttcttcttccctgtcagtctgttACACAGTTGGCGCAGTGCTGCGTTTCCGTGTTTACGTTAGAACGCTGACTAATAATGAGGGtaagaaattaatgacagaaatttaattttagggtgaactaaccctttatacCATGTGTAAATGAGGCCTTTAAGTATGCAGTATGCTTGAGCATGCTAGCAAAGACTTGATAAACAAAGATGGTGTACTCATATGACTTATGAATGGGAAAAAGTGCAATCCGCAGCatggcagaataagtcccgccttctaaataaaatagtttcaatttcattactccagtcatcagTTTCACATGATCCATGAACAAGCAtccctgctgaataaaagtattcatttctttcaaaaaaggaaaatcttattgaccctaaacttttgaacagttgtagtgcatgtttaaaaatgtaaatctcATTATATATGCTGATCTGTCAAAACAGTGATCTTTGAGAATCAGATTTTGTCCGAGGAGTGCTGTAAGTAGCACAGCATTTACTTTGAGTGAACATGCTACTGTAAGATGAAGGAAAAACTGAAACAGCCTTCATGTCTCCCCGTGGTAATTCAGCCAAACATTCCTTGGGTTTGGACATGAGTGATCCAATTCCACTCTACTCccatttaaaacataattacCAGCCagtaattaaacatttatatgATATCAATGGCTGCAGAGGATCAGTAAAGTCCTACAAGAAAGTAAACATCTTGACTCCACAAGTTGCTCACAGACagcctctctctttctctctcggtCTCCCTCGGGACTTTTTTCCATTAACCCACCCTACTGATGCTCTTTCACTGTTTCCAGCCTCATCTAAGCTGCCAAGAGAAGAAATTACAGCAGAACACTGCCTTTCCAAGCCACCGGAGTCTGACTTTGTTTTTAACAGAGATTCCGAGATCCTTGTGGTGTCAAAGCCGGACCTGATCAAATATCAAGAGAAGCCAGGAAGATTGAGCTGGCGTGATATTGCGCTTGTTTCTGTGGAGTTCTGCTGGAGGATAAACAGTTATGAGGTGGGAAAACCAGTTCTCTGAGGAGACCAGATAAGAGCTTGTGGAGAGAGGCTATGGGCAAACATAACAAGCTGTATGaagttctccccactcagtctAATCTTGCAGTCTGCATAACTCCAGCGCGCCGTAATGCCTCAGCCCTCTAAAAATAGGTCCCAGGACTGTGCTCTCATTTTAAAGGGGAAAAACAGCCAAAGTGTCTGAAATAATGATCAGAGCGCAAACATTATGACTGAGAATTTATGTTTGCAACATCAGAAGTCCAACTATTTCTTAATTTCAATGGCTGATGTTGTTATTTTGACAAAACGAAAAAGGGATAAAGATACAGTGCTGTGCAAAAGTAAGCGCACCCCATGaaaagttgtattttttaacaTGTGTGGCCGTTTTGATACATGGATAACATTAATGAGTAAAGATTATACCATTTAACCCAACAATGTATTAACAAACGTATATTGTGATTATAAACAGCTTTCATTCATTTGTATCTCTAACAATTCCACATTTACAGgtcattcatacatttttagtgATGAGAAGCGAGATTAATACTTTAAAAATCAAGCCAGGAGTCAATCTTCACTAAAAAAATAAGAGTTGAACTTAAAGTGTGTCTTACCCTTGCTGTGTTGGTGTGATCGACACTCCTCTGCAGGCTCAAATCtgcttgtgttacgcagcagagCTGGAGTCCTCCGATCCGTCTGTCTGTCAAACCCTCAACAGCTGCCTTCCATAAATCTGATTCTGGATCAGCCTCAGCGCGGACACCAACCAAACTTCCTCTCAGGATCTCACATATCGTTCAGAGGTCTCTACACCTCGCGTTACGCAAATGTGAGGCTTTAATGATCACTTGAGAGTGGATTCATTAGCGAGACTCATAAACACCAGTAGCTGGTTGTGTTGATTCTCAGGGAGGGACGGGAGGAGGGGTAGGGCGGAAAAAATGACTGTCAAGAGAGAATTACAGAGCATTTTCTGCACTTGTTTGACTTTTATGATGTGAGTCACTTTCTAAGCACGAGCTCCGGATAGGAAACTAAAGTTAGCGGCTTCGCTCATTGAGAATCTGCTTGTCTGTTGGACAGCGAGTCTTGCATAGCCTACACACTAAAACAGGTCGGAGGAGTATTAATAGTTGTGTCTCTCTGCCAGAAACAGCGGCTTCAGGCGTGTTATGCGCTGAGCTTTGTGTTGTATATCTTACATAGTTTGCGTAGTTTAAGAGAAAATAGTTATTATTACACATATAGTGTAATGAAAACTCCGCAGatctttaaattaaatttagttgtATTAAAATTGAGGCCGTACaaagtattaaatatattaaattgaatAAGAAAAGTCTTAATTATCATTTGAAGAGGTCTTAAATTTGATGACAGATGTTTATATCATACTCGTCACATTTCTAAAAAGCACAGCTGCATAGGCCTACAGGAGTCACCAGGGTAACTGCTATATTTCTGCTAttcccatagactgtaaaaagcTGCatgttttatcaattttactggtagtccactgtatgaagaatttttgggtataatatgttgcagtttactttattttgctatcctcacttacataaatgaactatagtacCCTGCACTCAGtagtaaaagtataaaaaaatttgaatagttttttttttttttttggtgtgactctatgtgtgtgtgtgtgtgtgtatgtatatatatatatatatatatatatatatatatatatatatatatatatatatatatatcagtggtgTGTTGTGGTGTTTTAAAATGAGGAGGCAACGTCCTCATCTATGTCCCTGTTACACAATTTCCTTGGTTGGttatatttgtataaatatatatatatactgtactgtgcaaaagtcttaggcacgtcagtattttcaccccccaaaaaaggttttaagccagttatttatatcttttgctgtagtgcgtcaataggaaatatccgttcacatttccaaacatccattttgccattaattgtaataatccagtgagatttttgaatacacgaggagtctgacaacagccggtgctccacacagtgatctgatctcaccatcatcgaatccgtctgtgattacatgaagaaacagatgaaactgagacaaactaaatccaggagaactgtggccgtgtctctAAGATGTTTGAAGAAATCTGCCTTCAAAGATACAGTACTGTGAAgagttttaggcacttgtgtaaaaatactgtaaagtgaggatgtttttaaaaaatactgttataaatagattttatttatcaattaacttatattaactatatcaaaacaatattttgtgcgACCACCCTCAACAGCTCTTGTCCAGGTACACATCatttttcaggtagctttggaggcaggtttcttaaaatctcttggcgacacggccacagttcttctggatttggtttgtctcagtttcatatgtttcttcatgtaatcacagatggattcaatgatggTGAGCTCTGATTTCCAtatggagcaccggctgttatcagtcttattgtgtattaacaaaaatctcactggatttattacaattaatggcaaaatgaatgtatGGAAATGTGAACagatatttcctattgacacactacagcaaaaaatataaataaattttttttttttgggggggggggggtgaaaatactgacgtgccttAGACTTTTGCAAAGTACTGTATAtgtacattcatttttaatggCATTGACGAGTGTGTACTAATATTTTTATAAGCAGACTTATAAACAAACTTATGATTTTCACATAGTGAATAGTAAAACAATACACAAACGTTGAAGTCTGATCttagaaatcattataatatgctaattttgtactaaaaaaaacatttcttattattatcagagttgaaaacatttgtgctgcttcatatttttgtgtaaacccaatattttgtgaatatgatactttttttcaagaTGATGAATATAAcattcaaaacaacagcatttatttgaaataggaaacttttgttacattataaattatagtcaattttgatcaatttaatgaatcTATGCTGAATATAAAAGTATTAGCATTaatatgctgaataaaagtattaagcaTCTGaaattgatcaaataaaagcatCTTAAAAGGACGCTGACGGACAGCATGAGAAACTGCACTGTCAAAGCTTATGTTTGATTGATTGTGCACATCCTGTGGCTCTTTCTGCATTAAGGGCGGAGGCAGAAGTGAGCAATGATAAGGCAAACAGCTGACCACATCCATCAATATCTGAACTCTGACTTCCCTCAGCCAGCAAAGACAATGACGGGTTTCATCTCACTTTTATTCACCATTCAAAGCTGTCTGTAGTAAACAGAATGTATAATAAAGACCTGTTGGAAATACTCTATAGAAAGGAAATATCTGTTTCTCGTAAATGTGTAAACAAGTAGAAAATTAGCAAAGAGCAAATGAAAAtttaacacagaaaaaaaatgaatatccaCATAATTCCATACCTGAAAATCTAAAGCTAAATCTAAACCCTTTTTGGAGTTGAAACTTTAAAGTATACCAAAAGCACAGccctgacattttaaaatgtgaaaataatgtATATTTCCAATTAGACAATAGCTTATATCCTCATTTTACAATCTTCACTGTGCATAAAATGTGCAAATTGTAACATAATTAGTTCTTAAACCAAATTATATACTTCTAAAAAATAGgatgaattcaggttgattgggacactttttcgcagtcatctcaatggcaaaaagtgtcccaaatcaacctgaattcactcTGGGTCATTATTGACATTAgatacagtggtgtgaaaaagtgcagCAGGACAGtgatccaaaacacaccagcaagtccacctctgaatggctgaagaaaaacaaaattaagactttggagtggcctagtcaaagtcctgacctcaatcctATTGAGATGCTGTGGCATGACCTTAAAAAGGCGGTTCATGCTCGAAAACCAGTTATtttagggggcaagcactttttcacacagagcaatgtgggtttggattttgttttcatttcatttaaaaatgatctgaaacattaaagtgtgacaaacacgcaaaaattttttttaaaaatcagcactttttcacaccactgtataGTCTGATATGCATTCTAATAATTTTGTTAAAAGTTCAGTTACTTAAGTATTATTATTTCCTAAGCAAACTTGTGTAAAATGGGATTTTCACAGGTTTTGGGTTTGTATTTTCAACAGGCCTGTCTGAAAAATCATTGACTTGTCTTGCCTGGAGCTTCGAGTCTTTTGCTTCATAAACAAGGCCATTCAAAACATAGGCTACTGAAGCTTACACTGATGCAAGGAAGTACTATAAGGCGTTATATAACTACTCATAACTTTGATTATTTGCATATTTCATTTAGATAGTTATGTTCTGACAGTTCACCCTTTCCCACAAAAGTTTACATTGATGCATGTGTCTCCAGAGGGCGCGTGAGAGCTCAGAAACACGAAACTCCTTTTAAACCACTTGCAGATTTTGTTACGTGTCTCCAACATTTGTACATAAAAacgttaaaataataaattaaatattggtaactgaattaaaaactgaaatgggcaaaaatgattaaaaaaaaaatctttattatgTCACCAGAAACAACTGTTGTGATTAGTCCATCCTGATAGCGCTGAGGAAAGTAACAGATACCATGTGACGCCGTGTTCCTCTCACTCTGATCTGGATAATAATTTACAGCGTAATAGGAATCGAGTATGAATTACTTACTTTAAAATGAGATAATTATTACAGGAAAGATGCTGGAAATAAAATACAAGCCTTAGCCAATCAGTGTGCTCGGCGGACATGGCTTTATGGGAAATGTATTtttccaaaaacaaacattaattcAACCCTTTACAAAAAATACTGCATGATAACACTATTGTTGTagtttaaatataatttgtgGTTTAcgtgtttattatttttaatttttttttacccacGCCATAAAGTCACGTGACTGCCCCGTTGACAGGAAGAAAATGGCGATCTTCAGTGTGTATGTTGTCAATAAGGCTGGTGGACTCATCTATCAGTACGATAATTATGTACCTCGAGCTGAAGTCGAAAAAACGTTCAGCTTTCCTCTTGATTTAGTTTTAAAGATTCACGATGAGAAGGTAGTTGTGTCATTCGGACAGCGGGACGGGATCAGAGGTGCGTGTTTATGTGTCTGCAAACCACCCCATGTATGAATGAATACACATTTATAGGGCCATTCACTGCATTTCAACATCTGTTCTTATGAATCATATGAATTGTTTTCTTTTGTGCAGTCGGTCACGCGCTTCTCTCCATTAACGGAGTGGATGTGAACGGTAAGTATACGGCTGAAGGGAAGGAGATAGTTGAATATCTAAAAGATCCTGCCAACTATCCAGTGTCCATCAGATTCGGCCGACAGAGACTCTCATCCAATGAGAAACTCATGCTGGCTTCAATGTTTCACTCGTAAGTGGATTTCCTTAAATGTTTCACCACTTTATTGTaattgtttcaaacctgtatgacttgaTTTCATCATCCACAGACCAACGCAACTGGTCCATATCATTAAACAAGCCTTAAATATCAAAGTTAATCAATGATATgctcattaaatatttattattattattattatcaatgttgaaaacagatgtgctgcttaaaggtgcaatatgtaatatttttgcagttaaatatccaaaaaccactaggccagtgttctatattttgttcacttgagtacttacaatatcccaaatgtttccaactatttgtaaatcgtgagaaaattgcaatttcatCCAAGGCttcgggacgtgtgaggagtcgcctgtcaattgtgtcacccgcgttaccctcggtttccggttttattttgtagaaaccatggaaacaccaaagacgctttaatatttacatgttttaatagacaagggaacaactgttttgatacatttatagacagaatactaattattgttatatagctcaacatgttgtcatattgtttaaatctaatgttcttgattttttttgcgagtaccatgctttaccatgcctcagagaaaaacagtattttgtcaagtagctaacatagcataatcagatgcagctttatttttagcaaCAGTAATatagcattttctccatcatacaatatgttttaaaatgaattgcatgccatttatcaacacaagccatccagcatttattaatatgatattgtaaaatcttactgcagtgtgtaacagtgtctcacagcagccgccgagtgaacacacagagtaacgttacaacataattttcaacacactcaaatgtctctaatatgataaacagagctgcgttacctcatactcatggcTGGAAAAGTGGATAAtcacaataaaataatcacatccatgaacatgatttcttcccaagTCCTATCCCAATTCCTTTCCACCGTCCGTtaaggtggagaccacatgtcccaaggtTCCtctctcaaacttggcgtcatcaagctacgcctttgttttgaataggcctctagcagCCAAAATTATTGCATATTatacctttaatatttttgtggaaaccgtaatacatttttttcaggattctttgatgattataaagttataaagcatttatttaaaatagaaatctattGTAACGTTATAATTTTTAAACTGACTTTAAATGTTTGAACGTCCAACAGGTATAGGATAAATCATCATCAGAAGCATAACAATCATAATAAACCCTTCATCAGAATgctgttatatattttaaaactgaCTTGTTTTTATTAGACGTGTCTTTTCCTGTCTTTTCTCAGGCTCTTTGCCATTGGATCACAGTTATCACCTGAAGTTGGCAGCTCTGGTATTGAAATGCTGGAGACCGATATGTTTAAACTGcactgctttcaaacactcacAGGTCTGTTCTCTTGTTGAAATGACAAAATGATATGAAAGGTGCAGTTGGCAatttctgagagatttctgttgatatttaaaatcaacccaaacaaacacacatccCTTCATTGCTCTGCCCCCAAATTCACGCAAAGTTGATGTCTTTTTAACATAACTGAAGCGAAGCAAAAATAATGATGAACAAGGAAGGACAAGAAATGAACACACATTACATATACAAGCAAGAGTTGGTTGTTAGCAGCTCCAGATAAACAATGACATTCAAAACTGTCCTATTACTACAGCTAACATTACAAAAACAGCATATCTTCGCTCTTTGAAACGgcaaaaccaatgttactcaTGTATGGAGCAGAAACAATGCAACCTCAGCATCCGTTTTCAGGCCTTTCCTCTTCAGTCTCTCcagtgctggaaagcttttctaaagctcttgcctgatcataacCCTTCATCTGATCTTTTCTCTTTTgcaatgtctctcagccatctctctttcttcagtctttcttcaaatctccgtcttgctcactctctctctcctcccccatcatgagtggacacgccccctactgttgattggctacaagtgcgTTGTGCCTATGGTTGTGCCGCTCTGTCCAATCCACTTTCAATaacgtttctcagaaatcgtgtactgcacctttaaaggggacctattatgccccattttacaagatgtaaaataaatctctgatgtccccagagtgtgtatgtgaagttttagctcaaaatacccacaGATAAtcttttatagcatgttaaaattgccacttttagtGGTTGAGCAAAGACGTGCCATTTcagtgtgtgccctttaaatgcaaatgagctgctgcgctTGGCCttagagggcggagcttcaagagctgattCTTCAATGTCAGGATTCAGTCAGGAcgcactataatgtcagaaactgcgaatatatgctgcatggagatagaacaggtatagtttagtttaattacggttataacatatattgtcttcttgtttttatccactatGTTAGTACAAGCTTGTTGTACCATCcaaatgatggccaaaactttacagatgagttttgtttattgtacttcacacaaaagatgtCCGTTTTCACTtcagaaaatcactgtaagagtttaataaaacacagttcatgtgtgcattaaaatattatccataaactctctctctcgcccttgcattatcatcaacatacacagtgaattacacagaaacaatcattacaactaacagtaagcAAATATATAAAGACTTATGCCTTTTTGGGTGGTGTTTAATAAACTGGTAAGTTTTATATCCATAAATCAActccgatgaactgtaataaagtgctctcaccttcattactgccgtatccagtatcactctggaggctgtaagctggatcacgaaCAGTTTACTGATCCATCTGTTagtaacacatttttagcacaacctctgttttgtattgtccctttgtattgacattcgttCACAAATCAGTCTGGTGTGAAATGATTTGCACAGACAAAAACGAATTTTGGTAGAATAGAGGGAGCATTTTCTTGGAAAACCAAGTTAATCCACCTCGTCTTCAGCGGCTCAGATTTagggagtaaatggagagagctatgtggattaatccatccagcttcAGAACAATTAAAACACTTTGGAGGCATTCTCGTCAGTGCAGAaatggcggactgtgtacaaCTGGCTTGGAACTTGCTCAGGGCAGTTCTATGTTAAcggcagtgtctgtcaacatttatgggcggggcctgtg
Proteins encoded in this window:
- the sgcg gene encoding gamma-sarcoglycan isoform X1 produces the protein MKVLWVWNDMRMVREQYLTTTDESGALSSVSEYIYMIGIYGWRKRCLYLFVLLLLIILVVNFALTIWILRVMWFNTEGMGYLQVNADGLRLEGESDFLFPLYAQEIHSREDSALLLHSSENVTLNARNANGDVTGSLSVGPSQAEGFGRHFNISSNHDENLFYADGNGAVVGKGKLRVTGPEGAVFEHSVRTPLVKAVLNKELKLESPTRSLSMDAPKGVHVKALAGNVDVTAHFNILLHSTTGLLVLDAESVRLPTLPVGKARTSGDSQGMYDMFEVCVCPSGKLFLSNAGVSSTCSEHQDC
- the sgcg gene encoding gamma-sarcoglycan isoform X2, with the protein product MVREQYLTTTDESGALSSVSEYIYMIGIYGWRKRCLYLFVLLLLIILVVNFALTIWILRVMWFNTEGMGYLQVNADGLRLEGESDFLFPLYAQEIHSREDSALLLHSSENVTLNARNANGDVTGSLSVGPSQAEGFGRHFNISSNHDENLFYADGNGAVVGKGKLRVTGPEGAVFEHSVRTPLVKAVLNKELKLESPTRSLSMDAPKGVHVKALAGNVDVTAHFNILLHSTTGLLVLDAESVRLPTLPVGKARTSGDSQGMYDMFEVCVCPSGKLFLSNAGVSSTCSEHQDC
- the trappc4 gene encoding trafficking protein particle complex subunit 4, with protein sequence MAIFSVYVVNKAGGLIYQYDNYVPRAEVEKTFSFPLDLVLKIHDEKVVVSFGQRDGIRVGHALLSINGVDVNGKYTAEGKEIVEYLKDPANYPVSIRFGRQRLSSNEKLMLASMFHSLFAIGSQLSPEVGSSGIEMLETDMFKLHCFQTLTGIKFIVLADPRQTGIDALLRKIYEIYSDFALKNPFYSLEMPIRCELFDQNLKNALEVAEKAGTFGPGS